The Salvia splendens isolate huo1 chromosome 20, SspV2, whole genome shotgun sequence nucleotide sequence ATGAGAAAAGAGGACTCCACTCACTTTATCAGTCTAATTCATCCTCATCCCTTCATGGCCTTCCTGATGTAACAATATCAGGCAAGTTCTTATTGTTTGTtaagtacttttttttaatcgaaAAACTATGTTTAGTGTGGTGTTTGTGATGATCAGATACAATTGAGGCAGCATTGGGAATTTCTCTCAAGGTAAATTGTAGTACTAATACAGTTGATGTTTTGTGGTTCAAGTAATTAATTccttgcattttttgtagttTAAAAATGTGGATTACAATGTGAGGTTGAATAGCTCAAAGGTAGTTGAGAAACACATTGTGCAAGGTGTGAGTGGTTCGGTTTTTCCAGGCGAAGTTCTTGCTCTGATGGGGCCTTCTGGATGTGGCAAAACTACTCTGCTGAATCTGCTGAGTGGGAGAGTGAAATCAGATGGTGGAGTCATAACTTATAACGATCGGTTATACACTAAATCGTTGAAACAAAGGTAGCTCCGTGTGCATTATGTGGTTGTATAGTTGACTAAGCATTCATGAATGTGATCTTTATCTTTGCTTGTTTTGTGAGTGAAAAAGGATTGGATTTGTGCTGCAAGATGACACTGTGTTCCCACACCTAACTGTGAAGGAGACGCTGACTTACTCTGCGTTGCTTCGCCTTCCCAACTCACTGTCGAGCCAGCAGAAAACTGAGAGAGCAATGGATGTGCTCTCACAGCTTGGCCTAGAGAAGTATgtattactttttctttttatggtTGTTGTGTTTGCGAAGTTGATTTGTGTTGATTAAACCATGAAATTAGGTGCCAAAACACAATGGTTGGTGGGAATAAGTCTGTGAGAGGGGTGTCAGGAGGTGAGAAAAAGAGAGTGTGCATTGGCAATGAGATTCTTCTCAATCCATCACTTCTGTTCCTGGATGAGCCTACGTCCGGATTAGACTCCACGACCGCCCTTCGTATCGTTCAGATGCTCCAAGTCATTGCTCAGGTAAAAATTTAGTACTACTAAcattttgaagaaaaatattAATGGTTGCATTGCATAGGGTGGGAAGACAGTGGTTACCACAATCCATCAGCCCTCGAGCCGGTTATTTAGCATATTCGACAAGCTGATACTGCTCAGCAACGGGTGCTCGTTGTACTTTGGGAAGGCGTCCGATGCAATGAGGTACTTCTCGTCCATTGGGTGCTTGCCACTTATCGCGATGAATCCAGCCGAATTCTTGATTGATCTTGCAAGTGGCAATGTCAAGGATAAATCCCTTCCTTCAGAACTACAACACAAGCTCCTCCCTTCTGATGTGCATAAGGTCATCAACACACCaaaccaaaaatgaaaacattTTGGAATCATCATCTCAAATAGTTTCTTGATTTGCAGTATCTATTAGGGGCTTATGAGTCAAGAGCCTCATCCacaatggagaagatgatgaaaCTAGACGAGATCACAATGCTCAACCAAAAGCCCGGGAGGCGCAGCAGCATGACTGATGCAGGGGAATGCGGGGCATCTTGGATTGCACAGTTTTGCATTCTCTTCCGAAGAGGCCTGAAGGAGAGGCGACACGAGTACTTGAGCAGCCTCCGCGTGATTCAAGTCATATCCACAGCTGTTATCACAGGCTCAATCTGGTGGAATTCTAATGCAACAACAACATCTTCTACTTCCAATAGGCCTCAAGATCAGGCAGGGCTGTTGTTCTTCATCTCTGTGTATTGGGCCTTCTTCCCTGTATTCACAGCCATTTTCACATTCCCACTCGAAAGGGCAATGCTGTCGAAGGAGAGATCAGTGGGGATGTACAAGGTGAGCGCGTATTTAGTAGCTAGGAACGCGAGTGATCTGCCTCTGGACCTCCTCCTGCCCGTTGTGTTCCTCGCGATAGTCTACTTCATGGTGGGACTCAAGCACACCTTCGCCTCGTTCTCACTAACTCTCCTCTCCTTGTTCCTCAGCATCATTGCTGCTCAGGTAAATTTACATCACCATTTAAAGAAAAAGTTGGAAACAAGAAGTCATGAACATGTAGCATATGTTTGTAGGGGCTAGGACTAAGTATTGGTGCAGCATTCATGGATGTGAAGAAGGCAACAACTTTGGCTTCTGTCACAGTTATGACATTCATGCTGTCTGGTGGCTTCTTCATCACTGTATGTTACTATATCATATCAACACTtgagattatttttatttttatgtatgaAGAGTGATTAACTTAATTAGGTGGTGTTGGTGTGCAGAGAGTCCCGAGGTTCATGCGTTGGGTACGATACATGTCGTTGAATTATCACACGTATAAGCTGCTGCTGAAGATACAGTATGGGAGTGGTggggaaggaggaggaggaatggAGGTTGGAGCAATGGTGGTGATGATTATAGGATACAGATTGCTAACTTATGTTTTGCTTAGGAGAAAGAGTTTAGCAcctacttaattaattatatagtatCTCCTATTTTGCTTTTAAGAGTTGTGATGATCTATCTAATTTTTCCCAATGTCATTTCACATTTTCCCCATCAATAAACACAGAAAATAAGAGAACAACTAATGGCTATATTTGGCTTGCTTGCTTGATTGATTGTTTCTCTTGATgacaaaatattagtaatatgaaataaaattagtgATCTTTAAAGTAAATTGCCCTGCAATATTGTTCTCTGTCAAATGTCATGAATTGCAATATGATGTTTTTGTAATTGATATTATTAAAGGTTTTGATTTGGCCAGTTAACGAACGAGGTTTTATGCATCAAAATCAGGAGAAATAATACTACATACATATAACATATATGAGCACCCTCTCATATGCATGTACCTTTATTAATCTTCTTTTATATACTAAGATTTGatattaaattttcaaaattgttatcaatattagtattttatttatttatttaaaattttatagaaaatatattAATCAATCTAAATTCGTTAGGAATAAAATGTATGTGAACTAAACAAGAGCGGTGTTTTTAAGTCTAGTTGTTTGATTTGAGATGTTGCAGTTTGTTGTTTTAGTGGGAATGTGAAGTTTCTGATTTTGAGGAGTGTAGGTTGGGAGTTGTAGGTGTTACTGTTAGTATTGTTGTGTTATTTCTTCCTTTTGTTTGGTCTTTCGTTTTTTGACGGACTTATCATTTTCATCAccgttaaaactcttaaatcttgtcccacatcgattTAGTGATGATCCTAACTCCtttatataagtatggataaccctccccttataaaatattttaaggggtgagtgactcatttctaataatcATTTTTGTTGAATTGAGCATATCTCTCTAATATTTCCGAAACCAAAATCTAATCTATATccttaattttgtaattttgaaaaattaattcatACCGTTAACCATGCATACTGTCGGGATGATTTCGGTATATATAATTTGCCAATTGATTTTAATTAGCTCAATAGCGCattcaatattaaaaataattaaaaatataaatatgatcATCCAAATTGTTTTTTGATCACATGATTACCTAATTGCAAGTATATAGTTAATGATGTAGGTAGATGATAGAAATGGCACCCTCGAATTAGGGACACACCCAAATTAGACCAACATCTCCCACATGCTAACCATTTCTAAATCTTTATTCCATCAACACACATCATGAGTTCTATTGCAATCCCTACACCTTCCAACGTTCCCACCATTCTATAACAATATCTAATTTCGTATTTTAAatcacaattaaattaattaatactgtCTTCATTCCTGCATCGTTCATGGTTAATTATGCGTCTATcgtgtgtgtatatatactaCAGTCTACACATGAAAAAAACACATCCATGTACAACGCAATATTGTTTTACACTTGTTATTCGATGCGCATAGTAGGAGGGAAAGTAGAGTAATTATTCGATCCGTGGAAGGAATTGTGTGTTGATCAATTTCTTGTTGCACATCTCATACACGAAAATGACCCAAAACACCCACATGAATTGCCCACTGCCTACTTAAGACTTTTGCAACTACTTGAAAATATTTGACCATACCTTCTTCAATtttgtactttttacttttcttttatattgTCAAGAATTCGAGGGATATGGAGATGATCAAGTTTGCCCATAAACCAGCTGGCGTTCAGCTCATTCCTCAACATTACACGGAATTTCATATGGATTTTAGATGAAAGGGGAAGATTGAGAAGCCAAATAGATATGAATGCATATGTTTATTTTCAAATTGAATGATATATAATATGTTATTGCTCTTATGATATTTAAGtattcatttttcaaaatttgttgaAATAGTATTATGCATGAAGACTTAAGCTGTTTGAAAGCTACTAATACATATGCATTCCTGATAAATGACAATATGATTACAAAAAATATGCATATCAATATATCAATCTGATGAAACATGCATACATAGTATTAGGGAGTGGTTGttgtgataattttttttaaatgagagCTCTGATAATTGAAAATCATATCAGTTTTCTGATATCAGTTGACATTATAAAACATCGCAGTTTTTAGTATTGAGTCAAAATATTCATGGATTAGTGAACTAATAATGACTTAaaaattgatttgttttatGATGCTAACTGATAATAATGTAGTATTTATGAACAGATATAGTCAGGTGTTCTGACTTTAAAAAAAGTTATGCCATGATTCATCTttcatagtagtagtataacatcgatttttaaaaattcaagtacctaatatatagtactccatctgttccacataatttgacccagttttctattttgggccgtcccacataatttgaccaatttcacttttaccatttttggtaatggacctcacattccactaactcattcctactcacatttaattataaaactaatatataaaagtgggacccacattccactaattttttcaactcacttttcattacatttcttaaaacccgtgcccggtcaaaatgtcccaaattatgtgggacggagggagtataatgtaAATAAGACggtgaaataaataaaatattgttataCATTGCTTGAGCACTAGAAAAAGTCAGAAAATCTTCGAATGAATAGCATTAAATGATCGGTTGTTTTGACTCAAATCGTTCAGCATAAGGACATGAACCCTCCACGAGGTTTTGAGCCTTTTAAcgataaattatttaaatttcttaatGTTGTGATAAGAAAAGGGTTCACTTTAAATTGAAGTCGCAATTAATTGAGGAACTAAATCAGGGGGGAATGAAGTACTGAATTCAACAAAGTACTAGATCACATTTTAGGGGCTTTTTTTACTGTCATTTTTAAATGATTAAACAAAGCAATTTTAATGTAATCGtgtaattaataaatcaattcTTTACCGATCCCTAAGTTATTAAAGTTGCCAACACATGTGACTAAAAATATTTTGGACGGgtgattaaaaaataaagaaaaaggattGAGTTAGTAGGTGAATTTTATAGATTTGAGTTTTTGTTTAGTTTGACACTTGAAGCCGTGAAAGAACTTCAAAAGAATGtatgtactactactacaaaTTTTTAGCATTACTTTTTATTTGCCTTCAACTGTGGCTTTTGCCTTTTTTTTATAACTATACGTCGTCAAAATATTAAATAGCCATGTTCATCTAATAGAATAAAATGTCAACTAatgaacaaaaaaacaaaaaacaaagttTTGTACCCCACGCAATTTCATATACTTCATTACTTGTACTtatgataaattaattatttcaattcaatAATATAGAAAAAACTAGGTTAAAATCATAAAGTTCTTGAAATAGTATAGTTTTTtggataaattattcaaattaagCTACTTTACTTCCTACTTTAACTCTACTTCCTAAATATCAACTGAACTTCTTAAAAAATTAGAGAGcgcaaatattttgaaaaataattaattctgCTTTAATATTGTAGCTGTAATATAATGCAATAACTCACCGATGCAATATATTTGGACATAATCCAGCATGTGTACAAGatatgttggtttctgggattacaagataacaaaaccgggcgtaatacaacccaaaagaaagaaaaggagaaactgaactaaagAGATTACAATAGaaatcgaaacaactaaaccagtatgattagccgagtcgaggaggcctcttcccgcaagacgagatacgccccggtagtgctcttcggtttggcgtgtcgtccccaaaggtaaaacggctacgtctctattgatgcagcaccgcaatcagcagagctccggcgaactggatggaggagagggcagagcttcgacagaaaaactatgcaggaagagggagagagcttatgatgcagaatgctttttgaattgtgtagtgatgcatggaatggctggcctatttataggctcagtccactgcagggggtcaacagccatgatggctgtcatcatggcaattcgtaaccgacgtcggttacagacgtgtggcaggagtgtgccatccgtgtgtggagcgtgtggatttctcacgtggcacccgtgactgtgcctcgcttgacgacgtgtcaagccacttggattgctgactcggcggtggtccaaaaagaatagtttgggccaagcaccaagcccaaagaccaattgccaagatccaagtccaagtccaagatcgggatcgggctcgggctcgggctcgggcccgaggcccgcgaccacgagcacgggcacgggctcgggctcgggcggggggcggcggcggcggcggcggcgcgcgcgtgcgCGCGcttgtgggctctttcacccatcttggtccactataattattaagtaacataaagtcacttaatttatacacattaaagacgtgttaatcctccaatgtgggataattaacacttagttaattattccctaagctccaactctaagctttaattaaaagctaattatgcccaactttaatccactatttctcactcaccggaaatcggatttgagaaagtgaatatactacatttacctacgtaaaatgtagaacgacgctatgtcatttaatttcacaaaattaaatgtctcgtcacatttattatttggtcaaaatccattgaccgggcatatttaatccatgatttttacaagaTATTAGTTCAAATTAGCGTCGGATTTTGAATTGTGAGATTAGAAAAAGTAAAAAGGCCGTTGCTGGCATCGGAAGACCGAGACGATACAACAACAACCGTAGCTAGTAATGATGTGCATATGAAGAATAGAAGTGACTCCTATTTAGAAGGATTAGAATTGTAATAGCATTTTGGGTCAGCCATAGCTTTAAGTTtgaattcaataaaattttCCCACTTAATAGCTAGCGATGCAATCGATCAACTCTCagtataattattcaaatcgaAAGCAATTCAAAGACAGAAGAAAATGCATAATAATGGCATTTGGAATTTGCAAGCGATGTAGAATAATAGATGTGGAAATATTACTGAAAAGAAACAAGATTGTTGATGAGAATAGTGAGTGAGTCGAAAATGAAACTGCAgcataaaaaatggtaaaattggGGAGGATGGCATTGACCAATGGCATCAATCGCGGTCATCAACAACCAATGGGGAAATGCCACATTACCCAAACGTAAACTATTTGCCACACAATAAAAACATGATAATGTCTTAGCATATCATTTTCCCTCACATGGCTCACTAACCGCCCACGCCATCATTTTTtccatatacttttattttcattatatcatttttaagttaaacgaatataaatttaaaaattacactAGAAAAACTTAAATCTGAGACCTTTGGCCTCAGACATTATTAACCTATCTACTACTTGGCCAACTCATACACAGTTAAGGTCATCATATAGCCACACTTAGAGGTCAATTTAGCCAAACCTAATAGACTAACCAGAATAGACCACTAAATTTACAGGATTATAGCTGAAAATCTATAAACCGATAGTAAATCGGGCTAGGCCGATCATGCTGCCGGGTTAGCCCATCGAGCTATACATAAAAACCTTCAAAATTAAATGTGTGAGTCTTAAAAAACCATACTCCTATGTAGACGGTCGGAGTTGGCCCGCACAGGGTTAGCCGACCTGACCGTCGATCCACGAGTatcgaaaattttaaataaaaatcagTCTTTTTTGAGTCGCTATCGATCCCACTTCTTGCAACTTCGGTGTGAGTCGCTATCGATCCCACTTCTTGCAACTtcgaagttcggtctcagtgtgttttattttctatatctatcaCTAggataaatttatatattaacttttaatttgaacaaaaaatttaataatcacTTCATATCTTTCTATATTATGGCATTGACTACAAATCACCATTGAATTTAACCCATTGAGTACAAAATACGGAGCCATGCCGCTGCACTTTCGATAGGATATTTAAGTTtccattttgaattttaaaCTTCGTAAAATAAGTACTAGCTACGTCAGtcaataaaatagtaaaatcttttatttttatattcctagtataattttttatagaaATTTGAATAGAATGAGTTAGTATAGTAACGAATATTCTTAAAATTATATGTGATGATATTTATCGGCGGCCGATATGAGCATCAGTAATATGGAGTACCTTTTcatctttaaaaataaaaactagtagtattttattttgttgcgTTTCTGAAAAAtattaactttttattttagaaatataaatgaaactagtaccattaatattttaatcacttttctttttttatctcttttttattttattaattttacatcAAAACTTGTGTTGTTTTAAAAGTTATTATTTTTCGAGGACGAATAGAgtaaaatattatactccctccgtagcagaagaatatgcactcttttctttctagtccgtcccacaagaatatgcactttcttaTTAGGGAAAGtcttttttctctaatgaggtgggacccattctccactaacaatacattaattagtttttctctctacccctctcttagagcatctccaatgcccggatgtcccactcggacatccactaggactttccaaaaacacctcatgccacgtcactaggacttcccatcccactgtcacgtcactaggacttcccctgcacaatccgcccttccatcgcccttcccactaggacttcccgcaataaaaaaaatcacaaattcacaaataaaataatttacgtttacggaaataaaatttcaacacgaatacgaacgggaaaaatttacgtatatatagagttttttttttttttaaattaaataccggacgtctgacccacgccacaatgggtACGTTCACCcacccgtcgcccgcacgtccgaggacataaCCGACttgccacgccacaatggcggacgtcctagtcgcccgtcgcggatgtccgaccggacgtccgccattggagatgctcttactttatcaattttatattaaaactcgtgtcgaccccaaaatgcatattcttcagggacagagggagtactacctgtccataaaaaaatagatatagttgtgtatgacacggattttaatgtgcaattagtaaagtaagagagaaggggaaaaagtaagcgagaagtaatgttagtggattgtggggtccgcattatttgtgatatttcaatgtttaaaaatttttatatttagaaattgATCTAATTTTGGTGAAATgttaaaattagtctattttttgtggacggacgtaataataaaatactcctaTCATTATATGGGTATGAAAAGCATCTACAACCATGCTCTTGgcaaagagcatggatgtagGTCCGACcccatatttattaattttttactccatgctcttccatcatccatgctcttctgcaaggacatgctcaagggtcccaccattctattatccacaatattaaaatgcattaaaaatatccaaaatactattactaattactaaaaaattaaaaattacataattaaaagcttaaaaattaaaattttcataataaagtctaaaaaataaaaattatattatttaaatcctaaaaattaaaaattacataattaaattcataaaaattaaaaaaaaaccactactcgttgccgaatttcacccaaatgtgtttgaCTAAGTCATTTTGTAGTTCAGTGTGAGTTTTGGTATCGCgtattgtgtgtcttgtttggATCCTCTCGCGCACCTTCGTATGCATACCTCGGCCGGGGGGAgaccttgcggttgagcttccggcttcatcctcgtcgttaAAGTTAGCCGTCATCGGTCCTTCGttggctataatcatgttgtgcaa carries:
- the LOC121781306 gene encoding ABC transporter G family member 22-like; this encodes MEETPSALDLPENLAKINVFQANAKHDESKKLMLADEDNCMSKTRNSKIKRRSLDLIRNNNTSKIKHLCKAKSFSSHFVAETCDEQCLENPPTNEKRGLHSLYQSNSSSSLHGLPDVTISDTIEAALGISLKFKNVDYNVRLNSSKVVEKHIVQGVSGSVFPGEVLALMGPSGCGKTTLLNLLSGRVKSDGGVITYNDRLYTKSLKQRIGFVLQDDTVFPHLTVKETLTYSALLRLPNSLSSQQKTERAMDVLSQLGLEKCQNTMVGGNKSVRGVSGGEKKRVCIGNEILLNPSLLFLDEPTSGLDSTTALRIVQMLQVIAQGGKTVVTTIHQPSSRLFSIFDKLILLSNGCSLYFGKASDAMRYFSSIGCLPLIAMNPAEFLIDLASGNVKDKSLPSELQHKLLPSDVHKYLLGAYESRASSTMEKMMKLDEITMLNQKPGRRSSMTDAGECGASWIAQFCILFRRGLKERRHEYLSSLRVIQVISTAVITGSIWWNSNATTTSSTSNRPQDQAGLLFFISVYWAFFPVFTAIFTFPLERAMLSKERSVGMYKVSAYLVARNASDLPLDLLLPVVFLAIVYFMVGLKHTFASFSLTLLSLFLSIIAAQGLGLSIGAAFMDVKKATTLASVTVMTFMLSGGFFITRVPRFMRWVRYMSLNYHTYKLLLKIQYGSGGEGGGGMEVGAMVVMIIGYRLLTYVLLRRKSLAPT